Within the Musa acuminata AAA Group cultivar baxijiao chromosome BXJ2-9, Cavendish_Baxijiao_AAA, whole genome shotgun sequence genome, the region cgatcaaatcccagaattctgggatcaggcggttgcacctcttgactggagaggtggcaccgcctggcagagctcgaagactgagctcaggcgattgcttctctctgccagagctcgaagactgagctcgatggttgcatcacctggcagagctcgaagactgagcttggtgattgcatcacctggcagagctcgaaactgagctcggtggttgcatcacctggcagagctccaaactgagctcaggctgatgcacctctctgccagagctcgaagactgagctcggtgattgcatcacctggcagagctcgagactgagctcaggctgatgcacctctctgccagagctcgaagactgagctcagtggttgcatcgcctggcagagctcgaaacttgagctctggcggtgctacctcttggcagaggaggttgcaccgcccagtctagctcgaagactgagctctgggcggttgcacctctcggctggggcggttgcacctcccagcctcgcagccctggcggttgcacctcctggctggggcggttgcacctcccaacctcgcaggaagacatagcctgggcggtgctacctccaaccctggcggtggcacctcttcactattccagctcacttggtttggctccaaacttggtccaaaccagcccgaacttgggcctaattggcccctacttgggttataggattaacacctaatcctaaccctaattaacgtgctaactatgaatttaaagacattttctaagctattacaaagtccgcaagtcaagacttcttctagcgagcttccggcaaacttccggcggtcttccgatgaactctcggaaaccattctgcggactcccggcaagctcctagacttcacgatttgttcttagcgagttccaacgagcttcttcggcaagctccgatctttctcggcgagctccgcgaactcccaacgaatcttcggacttccgtcgaactctcgaactcgcaacaaatccttcgcgcttgactccgacactttgtttcgctttatgtcttcatcgttatcatagttaatcctgcacaacaaaacaaaacttcgatcgagacaattaatcctaagcaattaaccaagttgtccgacatgtcattggtccctcgacgcttcgtccgattcttcggcgcatcgtcctctcctgcagcctattgcccaatcggccagttgactccgcaactccgatatccttggcacaatacccgctcttcttggcccgatgcccgagttcacggcccgaagccttctgtcgatacgtcgaccgatccaccggcccgacgtccaatcttctgacatgttccttcggcacaacatgattttcctgctttaattgtctcatcctgatcgaagcatcctgcgtcactcaaaacgcagattaaatcataaacatatatcaagtagtttcatcatcaaaatacgagattcaacagatttctCGTCAAtctaatttaactatattctcatgtttatttttaaaattactgaaattatattttatatattcaattttaatcATACTTAATTTAAAACATTTAGTTTATAAGGTTTACCTCCATAgtttaagtttataattaattctacttaggctctcatcaactaacacaatatcatcagcaaataacATAAAAGGTAAAGACCTAATACGGATCCTTgatgtaatcctatgctaatCGAAAACTCACTAGACACGTTCTTTATAATTCTAACACTAGTagctacattatcatacatatctttaataatatcaatttaattagtggatacactttttttttctaaaacttaCCATAATAAATATCTAAGAACCCTATCATAAgctttctctaagtcaataaaaataatatgcaaatatttttttctctatacttttttattagttatcttaataaataaatagtttctATGGTTAATCATCCAAGaataaaaccaaattgattttcaaatatatttgtttCAAGCTTTATTATACTTTTGATAACTCTTTTCTAAAGTTCTATatataatttgaacaattttgtatgtctctcttatttttataaattgacactaaaaaactttttctttattcattagacatccttccaaatctcatgatttttttaaataggCTAGTTAACTAGGCTACTTTCTTGTCTCCTAAATTTTTTCAAACCTCAATAGGGATACCATCAGGCCTCATACTCTTactatttttatcttctttaatgTGTCTTTTACTTTATTAactctaattttatgaataaatctatgattattaaatctatcattattatttattattaaatataagtctcatgtggaatattcattaaataatttataaaaatatttttttatctttccttaGTCTCGTTATCATTAACAAATATTCTTTGGTCTTCATCTTTAatgtatttaatattatttaaatccTTATACTTTTTTTCTGAAGCTTTCGTAAttcgatatatatctttttcactatctttagtacctaatttattataaaaattatcataagttttatatCTTCCCATTCTAATTTCTTTTTAAGCctcttttttagattctttatatcttataaatttttcttatttttataattttattaatatttaaaatatgatctcttagtaaaaattattttttgaacttccttGCACCACCAGAAAGTTACATCTCTACCTTTAGTTTCACCAAGAATCTTTTTGGTTAAACTCCTAATCTTATTAgcctttataatttaaaatattaatattatccttatCTAAGTTCTAAGTTACATCTCTTTCCATCTTATTCTTAGAAGTGTTTACATTATCGCCTTTAAAATTTCACCATCTAGTCCTAGTAAATTTTttactctctttttcttctttcattttctaTAGTAAATATCTAATATCATCAACCTATGTTGATTCGTCAAACTTTCACCgggtataactttataattttaaataacttTACAATACCTAGAAAACTTACATGATGAATAATATAAATCATGAGATGTTACAAGGTTATTAAGAATGTATATGGGCAATCATCACTGATGTTGTTTAGAATCTACTCCTTTTTCACTTTCCATCTCATTTTGCACTTGTGCTAGTACTACTCGTCTATCGTACCATCTCAACTCTCGTTTGTTAAAGGAAATTAACAGTCCATCCACTTGATAATTCTTTTGTCATATAAATGCTGAATAGTTGAATAGGATAGGATGCCTTAATTTTACTATTAATTGGAAAAACTTTTTAACCTCAATTTTTTTACTGCTATCTTTACATGCTTTATAGGAGCTTTTCAGAATCATGGATAACAAGACATGGATTTGGAAGAAGAGATCTACAGAGAAGAACATTGAGGCAAGCAATAGTCACATCTTCTGCTTGATTGGTCATTGCTTGTTATCCTTCTTCCCTCTTTTAATATGAGAATGGCCAGTAATAAGAAATAATTGGGTACCTTTTGTTCGAAATCAATATATAGTTTCAGTGAACTGAACTTATAATTTCCTTGTATTTTTATAATGCTTTCTGAATGCTTTATAATATTGGCATTTAGTAAAAGGTGGTGGCAACTGAACTACAAATTTCAGGACTGCTTCATGAAAACATACATGGAGTAGTTCTACACTGTCATTTCATACTATACAACTAGTTTCAGGACCTCACACTTTGACATTCTAAGGATTTCAAAATATATACTCAGCACTTTTTGATCTTTGAATTTTTATGGAATGTTGTTTAGTCTAAACTATTGTTTCATCAGCAGGAAGTTCCttcttgtatatatataattgtacaTTATTAATGAGATATTATAGCCCATATCTCATTGTTAATGTGATAACATAATTCATATCTCCTTGGTGTTAGTTTTGTTGCTCGAGTCCTCTGCTAGGATTCTAGCTTCATTTTATAAAGTCCTAATCAGATCACCTTGAAATCGATCATAGATATATGATAAATCAACTCTGTTCAATATGATCTGCAATGTTTAGACACAATTTTCTATAGTTTATAGAACAGTTGTATTGACATGTACCAACCAATATTTATAGGTCCAACCAAGGAATGGTATCAGACCATATTAGCTTGGTGCTAGCTGGTAttcattttttcattttttttctttattgattTTGGGCAGTATAAGTCAGTCGATCACCAAATATGCCAAACCTGTACTGGTCCAACAAAGTGTTGAAATCGCTATTGGACCAAGATTTTGAATTTTGGTTTGGATGTGTTTTATATGGAAAGTGTAAAAGTATGACCTTGATCTAAATATTGTCAGATGTATGCAGAGAAATATGATTTGTTAAATACTTCTATGTTATTGATAAATCAAAACATATCCTATTCTATCAAGACTACTTATTTTCCCTTCTTTTGTTGCATATATTATAATACTTAAAAGGGGAAGAAGGTTAGAATTGTCAGGATTTGGTTATAGTTACTTTCCACATCAGTAAGGCTTTCAACTAATCTTCCTTTGAAATGTAAACTTACAGTCAGGGACTAAGACAATGGCATTGATATAGATATTAACAAATTAAAAAATTCAGTGAagtctaactaactaactaactaactatatatatatatatatatatatatatatataattgttgtACCGCTCGAAACGGTATGACATGGGCAGTGTGTATGGGTTTGGGTGTGGATTGATATGCAgaccacccctgtttcaagcagtctgattaaaatagtaaaaaattaaaaattgatcGGCCCCAATCCATTTCAtcgttaaaaaagaaaaaaaaaaaagcaagtttGTGAGTCCTTTTCTAACATACGATGTCGCAACCCTCGTTTTTGCCTCTTTGCCACTGCGATACTATAACAGTGCTGCCTCTTCACTGCTGTGATGCTGTCACTTCCACTTGGACGCTGTCGCTGCTGTGCTTGATTTCCAGGTATGCTATCACTgtacttcttctcctcctcttctttcttcttcttccttcttcctcctctattcCTCCACCACCTCTTCCTCTTTACCCTATTTTTCTTCCttgtcgaaacaccggtatgcaCTAGTATACTGTGTGTTGGTACATCGGTACAAGTACGTACCATTCTAGTAGATTGCCGAAACGGGTCCAATACCTAAAAGGCAAAccctgattatatatatatatatatatatatatatatatatatatatatatatattatataatatgttTATTAATAGGAGTTAGAGTCCAAATTACTTAAGTAAAGTcaaatattaattattaattacCTCCAATTTAGAACAAAAGCAACTTGATTTAGGAAAGATTGACAAGGAAACTGCAATTAGATGATCTGAAatacaataaaatattttaaaaaatatattctagTTTTGAAATATATTGAAGCCTAATTAGGTTCCAGCAATTCGATGAAGTTCTATTAAAGATTAAAAGAGTTAATCCATAATGGTTACAATTTAGTATCAATTGACTGGAATTAATTTACTGAAGATTTCAGGAGATTCAATAATATGGAACTGAGAGGAAGTAGGAGTTTGGATTGATAGATCAAGCTTAAGTTCATAGCTGTCCTGATGGTTATCTGCTTAAATGCACTTATTCACTAGAGTAATTCTCATTTCTCTTTTCAGTCACTATTAGATAGTTGACACTTAAAAATACATATTATTATCTGATCCCAAGAAATATCAAACTATTTTGTCTCCAATGATAAAATGTCGTTCCTTTCTTATGATTGGAGTCATTCTATATTTGTTGATGATTGTATTCAGAAAGAGAAGGCCCTTGAGTTAGAGAGATCCTTAGAAGACTTAAATGAACAACTATCATCTGTTCGCACTGAGTCCAATGCTAAAGATGATCTTTTGGCGAAGCAAGCAAAAGTAACTGAGGAAGCAATTGCAGGTTTAACATTTTTTTCTGAAGTTTTGCATAGGACACTAAAttcacataaaatgaaagatttttACATGTTCCTTTTTGCCTTACAAGTTCACCATGCTCTACTTGTTAGGATGGGAAAAAGCAGAAGCTCAGGCACTTTATTTAAAGCAACAATTGGATGATGCTTTATTTCAGAAAAAAAGTGCCGAAGAAAGAGTAATTGAAACAGATGTGGCATTAAAAGAATGCATGCAACAACTACGTGTTGTTAAGCAAGACCAGCAGCTCTTCATTAACAATGCTgccttcaaaatatcaagagaacagGAGAAGATAGGCATGTTAGAACAGAGGTTGATTGAGACAAATAAGAGGCTCACTGAATTTGTTATTGAAAATGGCAACCTGAATAGAATTATAGAGGTCAAAGAACAGTTGCTTAAAGAATTGAGCGAGTCTATATCCAAgtcagaatcaaaattaacagaaGTAATAACCAGACTTGATTCATCAGAGAAATTCAATGCATCTCTGAAGTATGAGGTCTGCATTCTTCAGAAGGAGATTGAGATTCGAAATGAGGAGAGAGAATTCAATCGGAGATCAGCTGATGCTGCTCATAGGCAACACCTAGAGAGCATTAAAAAGATTGCTAAGCTGGAAACAGAATGCCAAAAATTGCGTGTCATGGTCCGGAAGCGACTACCAGGGCCAGCAGCTTTAGCTAAAATGAGAAATGAGGTTGAAATTCTGAGTGAATATGCCAttgaaacaagaaagaaaaggacAGAAATTGGGTTAGAGAGCTTTTATGATACATCAAGCAAAGATATGACATCTCTTGTTGTGAGATTACGTGCAATTCAAGACGAGAACAAGATTCTCAAAGAATCATTGACTAAGAAAAACAATGAACTTCAGGCATCACGTATCATGTTTGCTCGTACGGCATCCAAACTATCACAGGTTGAGACACAACTCGAGGAATTATCAAAAGGACAAGCATGCTTTgagctagcaaagagcagcccagtgTCTCATGAccttccactttcatcaatttcggaGAATGGTGGCAATGAAGATAATGTTAGTTGTGCTGAATCATGGGCTTCTGCTTTAATTTCTGAGCTGGAGCATTTCAAATGTGGAAAACTCACTTCACCATCATGCaaaagtgttggaatatcagaattAAGTTTGATGGATGATTTTGTTGAGATGGAGAAACTAGCAGTAATTACTGTGGATAAACATTTTGAAAGTTCATTCAGTACGTTGAGAGATAACAATGAATGTGTGACCACTAAAGAATCTTGTACAGAACCTGATCTATCAGAAGAAACAGATAAGGAGCTTGTTGCAATCAAGGATCTCTCTCATTTCGGTGAAACAAACAATGAAACTCAAGTTAAGGAGTTGTCACTAGAAAACTATCCTATTTGGCTACAGGATATTTTAAGGGTCATTTTAAAAAAGCATCATATTATGAAAAAAAGTTTAAATGCCATTCTTGATGATGTTAGAGCTGCTCTGGGTGATTGGGATGGTTCTATTGAGCCAAAATATTCAAATACCCTACACTGCAATGACAAATTACCTCAGCAACCTAAAAACACTTCATCAGATACATTTGATGGAGCAATCAGTACACACATAGTGAACAGTAAAAGCAGTATCCAACTTTGTCAGTCAGTCTTGGAGAAACCTGTCCTCAAGCTTATTGAATTGGTTGAGGGAATCATTCAGAGAAATATTAAAAGTAAAAATGGTCGACATGGATTATCTATAGACAATGAAGGTGCTTCTTTAGCAAATAGATACATTGCTCGTGCATTTCTTTGGGAAGGTTCTGAACTCACTACTATTTTAGAGAATTTTGTTGCTGTATGTAATGATCTGTTGCATGGGAAGGTTGATCTTCAACAGTTCACCGCTGAAGTAACTTCAACTCTGGACTGGATTATAAACCACTGTTTTTCCCTTCAAGATGTTTCAGACATGAAAGAGACTGTCAGGAAGCACATGAATGCAGATTCATCATACAGTAGTGACAATGAACTAAAAGCTCTAACATACACAACCAAGGATATAGATAAGTTAGATACACATGAAGAATCCTCTATTTCCGAAGAGAGAAATATACCTTCATCCTCAACAAATGCTCTATACATCTTATCCAGAATGGAAGATATTGAATCCAAACTGAGAGACGAAAATGAACGACTGAAACATGAGATCATGGGTATGGAGTCTATAAAGAATGATTTGGAGGTAATGCTTAAAACATCTAGTGCTAAGAATGAAGAATTGATAGCTCAGATCCACGAATCAGAAGAAAGCATTTCCAATTTACAAGCAGAACTAGCAAGACTTAAGGAATCCAAGGTAAAGATTGAAGACCAGATTATAAGCCAAAATTTGACTAATGAAGACCTAGAAACACAACTAACAGTTGCAAAGGCTGAGTTGAATgaggttcgtcagaagttctcagCCCTTGAAGTTGAGCTGGAACAAAAAAGTAATTGCTGTGAAGAATTAGAGGCAACCTGTCTTGAACTACAGCTTCAGTTAGAAAGGTGTGAACAATTTATTTTGAGTGCTCTCTTTTATTCAAAATTCTGCAGATGCCATCTGAGATCTTTAATCTTGTTTGACACAGTGCTTCATCGAAAGAAACTTCCAAAGATATGCGCccagaagaaaagaaaatccaAGCAGTAAGCTCTGTTAAATCACTTTCTGAGTTAAAAGACTATATTAATCTTACTGCTTCATTTACAGTATTCCTGAAAGGAGAAGTGAGAATATTTGGAAGGCATTGTCCATAGTTTTATTCATTTAACTGAGTCAATATGTTATTTTTTGCTGATTGAGACGAAGCTCAAATTTACAAATTTGCATGTTATCTGCAGTTATATAATTTATTAATGTAAATTGATCTTATTTTGCAGTTACGGGTACACTGTAAATGAGAAATGGGTAATAATTACTTGGTCTGGGGTTATGAATGTAGGTCTTCAAAACCAACTGGATTTTTACCAGTTGAAACCAAAACAGGGTGCAGAACTCAATTTATGAGGTGGTACCAGTTGATACTGGCCGTACTGCTCAGTAAGTTGATTGAACCAGGCATACCATGTGGTTTTGGAATGGTACATCCACCGAACCAGGTGGTATGCCTATGGTCTAATTTCCAGCCCATCCCACCTCTTTTCCCACCTGAGACCTCCTTTCTCCTCTCATTCTTTTCTCACTCTCTTTCAGCCTCTCATTCTCCTGCTTTGTCAAATCAATCTTGGAGTCTTAATTCTCATCCAAATTAAGCTAGGATCTTATGGAAGATTAGCTATTTCTCCAATCTAGGGTAAACTCAAAATTGAGGCTAAATCTATAGTATTATTTCTTATCTTACTTTTAAATCACCATTCTTGTTTAATTTACATGTCTTTATGTTTTTCTCATGATTTCATGGTTAGGTTCATTCTTATTTAACTACATGTCTGCATAAATTTGTTTTGAAGCCTTACTTTTATTGTTTAAATCAGATCTTCCCATTTCTAGCATAGGTCTACACTATCTGTGAACATTTTAGCTGAAACCGCCAAGATCAAGGATCTTGGTAGATTCATCTTGCGAATCTTGGCAGATTTTGCTAGCCGATCTTGTTAGATTCTTGGTCTTGGTTGGAGCCACGAAGAACTTGGTGGATCCAGACTAAACTCATCAAGATAAACACATGTATCTTCGTCAGACCTACCAAGAAATTTTAGTTTAGTTTGTTGTAGTTTTCTACTTTAGCACTAtcatcaatttgataaatcaaataTTAAAAGTTCAGCTGCTGCCATAGTAAGTTAAAATGCTTTATGATGCTATGGTTTTCCACATTTTTAAGTCACTTATGGATGTACGAACTTAGCTTTATGTGGCATGTATTTCCAACGGTTCTAGGAACATTGTTATTTTCAATCCACACAACATGGACTCTGGTAGCAAAGAAAATACTAAATATAACCTCTTCAGGTTATATTAATTTAGTATTGTTGAAATAAACATATTATTGATGCATATTCTTGTCACAACTTTATAGTTTAATGGTGGCTACATTATGGAAGATCAgtatctaatttaaagaaaattatTAGGTGAGTCTTCTTGTAGATCATATCATCCAGCCGTTAAAAATATATGGTCCAGTTCCTTGATTCACATAAAACTTTGTATCATCAGCATGTACAAATGTTAGGAGAATTTGGTCTACATGTATTATAATGTGTTTGCAGTTACAACACCTAACTTGGTATAGAAAGAGAGGAGGCTGAGGTTGACTCATTTGATTCCCAATTTGTGAAAGATGATTTAGATCCTATTGCTAGGGGCAATCCCACATACTAATTGTAGAAATTAGTTAGAAGACTATTGCTATTCCAATCCACTAGTGTGGCACACATATTATCAATATTATATATGCCTTCAGGGCAATTTCAATACTAGATTTTGCAAAATTATCATGTT harbors:
- the LOC103998914 gene encoding filament-like plant protein 4; the encoded protein is MDNKTWIWKKRSTEKNIEKEKALELERSLEDLNEQLSSVRTESNAKDDLLAKQAKVTEEAIAGWEKAEAQALYLKQQLDDALFQKKSAEERVIETDVALKECMQQLRVVKQDQQLFINNAAFKISREQEKIGMLEQRLIETNKRLTEFVIENGNLNRIIEVKEQLLKELSESISKSESKLTEVITRLDSSEKFNASLKYEVCILQKEIEIRNEEREFNRRSADAAHRQHLESIKKIAKLETECQKLRVMVRKRLPGPAALAKMRNEVEILSEYAIETRKKRTEIGLESFYDTSSKDMTSLVVRLRAIQDENKILKESLTKKNNELQASRIMFARTASKLSQVETQLEELSKGQACFELAKSSPVSHDLPLSSISENGGNEDNVSCAESWASALISELEHFKCGKLTSPSCKSVGISELSLMDDFVEMEKLAVITVDKHFESSFSTLRDNNECVTTKESCTEPDLSEETDKELVAIKDLSHFGETNNETQVKELSLENYPIWLQDILRVILKKHHIMKKSLNAILDDVRAALGDWDGSIEPKYSNTLHCNDKLPQQPKNTSSDTFDGAISTHIVNSKSSIQLCQSVLEKPVLKLIELVEGIIQRNIKSKNGRHGLSIDNEGASLANRYIARAFLWEGSELTTILENFVAVCNDLLHGKVDLQQFTAEVTSTLDWIINHCFSLQDVSDMKETVRKHMNADSSYSSDNELKALTYTTKDIDKLDTHEESSISEERNIPSSSTNALYILSRMEDIESKLRDENERLKHEIMGMESIKNDLEVMLKTSSAKNEELIAQIHESEESISNLQAELARLKESKVKIEDQIISQNLTNEDLETQLTVAKAELNEVRQKFSALEVELEQKSNCCEELEATCLELQLQLESASSKETSKDMRPEEKKIQAECDIVAASEKLAACQETILNLGKQLKALASPKDASLFDKVICSPAASKSNHWPKSLDNMKSEGYSKNEEGNSPNKKQIVCTEAPNPPFSASENPNADLLYEHKIHINHPPAAASDYPNANLSLNKMNESPINCITQPSPEKSLGELSGLTDSSKQKGGPDVGMLMVVPKRQGGLGFLRKLLLRRKRSSFKKLALPLGA